One stretch of Tepidibacter hydrothermalis DNA includes these proteins:
- a CDS encoding TfoX/Sxy family protein — protein MGKLSKLPNIGSVVEEQLNQAGITTYEQLKEIGSKQAWLKIRAIDFSACIHRLYALEGAIEGIKKSQLSKVKKEELKEFYNAFK, from the coding sequence ATGGGCAAACTTTCTAAATTGCCAAACATAGGAAGTGTAGTTGAAGAACAACTGAATCAAGCAGGAATAACTACTTATGAACAATTAAAAGAAATTGGAAGTAAACAGGCATGGTTAAAAATAAGAGCTATTGATTTTTCGGCATGTATTCATCGTTTATATGCATTAGAAGGAGCAATTGAAGGTATTAAAAAAAGTCAATTATCAAAAGTAAAAAAAGAGGAATTAAAGGAATTTTATAATGCTTTTAAATAA
- a CDS encoding DMT family transporter: MESKILRANILLLITAAIWGFAFVAQRIGAQYVGAFTFNGIRFALGSLSLVPLIFYFDKRKKNEGSNENNIEMTQRKTIISGALVGSMLYLAATFQQVGINYTTAGKAGFITGLYMVIVPLIGVFLKQKIEKSAWVGVVLAVVGLYLLSINENFSISFGDLLELIGAVFWAFHILTIDHFSKKVDPLKLSCIQFATCSVLSLISALIFEHITVSALSSALIPILYGGLLSVGIAYTLQVVAQKDAKPSHAAIILSMESVFGAIGGGIMLGESMSSRGYIGCVLILGGILVSQIKFPKKEYI; the protein is encoded by the coding sequence ATGGAGAGTAAAATATTACGAGCTAATATACTTTTATTAATTACAGCTGCAATATGGGGATTTGCATTTGTTGCACAAAGAATAGGGGCTCAGTATGTAGGCGCATTTACTTTTAATGGAATAAGATTTGCTCTTGGAAGTCTTTCCTTAGTGCCATTAATTTTTTATTTTGATAAAAGAAAGAAAAATGAGGGTAGCAATGAAAATAATATTGAAATGACCCAGAGGAAAACAATTATATCGGGAGCGTTAGTAGGATCAATGCTTTATTTAGCTGCAACGTTTCAACAAGTTGGTATTAACTACACAACTGCTGGAAAAGCAGGCTTTATTACAGGACTTTACATGGTTATTGTTCCACTTATAGGGGTATTTTTAAAGCAAAAAATTGAAAAAAGTGCATGGGTTGGAGTAGTTCTTGCTGTTGTTGGACTATATCTATTAAGCATAAATGAAAATTTCAGTATAAGTTTTGGAGACTTACTTGAACTGATAGGAGCTGTTTTCTGGGCTTTTCATATTTTAACAATAGATCATTTTTCTAAAAAGGTTGATCCTTTAAAGCTATCATGTATTCAATTTGCAACATGCTCAGTTTTAAGTCTTATATCAGCTTTAATCTTTGAACATATTACTGTTAGTGCGCTATCAAGTGCTTTAATTCCAATACTTTATGGTGGACTTTTATCAGTTGGTATAGCCTATACTCTTCAAGTAGTAGCGCAAAAAGATGCTAAGCCATCTCATGCAGCTATAATCCTGAGTATGGAATCTGTATTTGGTGCTATAGGTGGTGGAATTATGCTTGGAGAGAGCATGAGTTCTAGGGGGTATATAGGCTGTGTTCTTATACTTGGAGGCATACTTGTATCACAGATTAAATTTCCTAAGAAGGAATATATATAA
- a CDS encoding TetR/AcrR family transcriptional regulator has translation MSEEISTRDKILNAAIDLFSQNGFKGVTTKQIALAASVNEVTLFRQFGSKQKIFQEVMEAFYFESEFKKVFEEEIVWDLEQDLLCISKIYYEHMKKNKKLILAGIKESIVPNNTEYPHEKFPKKIKEVLIEYFKEMQERGKMIKKSPELQAITFLFTHFGSSLNYELLEVNMTEVNLEEFIKNSVNIFVKAWSV, from the coding sequence TTGAGCGAAGAAATATCAACTAGAGATAAAATACTTAACGCTGCAATTGATCTGTTTTCTCAAAATGGATTTAAAGGTGTTACGACAAAACAAATTGCTTTGGCGGCTTCAGTAAATGAAGTAACATTGTTTAGACAATTTGGAAGCAAACAAAAAATATTTCAAGAGGTAATGGAAGCGTTTTATTTTGAATCAGAATTTAAAAAAGTATTTGAAGAAGAAATAGTTTGGGATTTAGAACAAGATCTATTGTGTATAAGTAAAATATATTATGAACACATGAAAAAAAATAAAAAATTGATATTAGCTGGAATAAAGGAAAGTATTGTACCGAATAATACAGAATATCCACATGAAAAATTTCCTAAAAAGATAAAGGAGGTTTTAATTGAATATTTTAAAGAAATGCAAGAGCGTGGAAAAATGATCAAAAAAAGTCCAGAACTTCAAGCTATTACATTTCTATTTACACATTTCGGAAGTAGTCTGAATTATGAACTACTAGAGGTTAATATGACTGAAGTAAATCTTGAAGAATTTATAAAAAATAGTGTTAATATATTTGTTAAGGCTTGGAGCGTATAA
- a CDS encoding efflux RND transporter periplasmic adaptor subunit: protein MDKIKNLKNKKVIIVSIILILVIGVYSIKKSNKPVAENSTVKARPVKTIQIKEETHPMTLDYIGSIETEEVKTISFKSPGKIEKIYVKEGQLVSKGSPIAKLDLTDLQLNLNSATAQMNMVNANYNKAKDDYEFNLDYYNKTQELYDNGGVSKKDLDQAQLKLDMSKSTLEASKAQYEQAKTSYELTNNSIKDATIIAGETGYIADVVAKEGENVNTGAPIVLMRPEKQIIHVGLSQEDVKKISLGKCAKVKIDDAQGKGKISNIDTIPDQQSRTYDIEIELTKEFSSKNFLIGSIANVSISLNDKKGVWLPINCVMSDGEEFVYIVEEDRIVRKNVKLSQTHEDKVLVEGLYNGASLVTQGMKTVKPGYLVSIQ, encoded by the coding sequence ATGGACAAAATTAAAAACTTAAAAAATAAGAAAGTTATTATTGTATCGATTATATTGATTTTAGTAATAGGAGTATATTCTATTAAAAAAAGTAACAAACCTGTAGCTGAAAATAGTACGGTGAAGGCAAGACCAGTAAAAACTATTCAAATAAAAGAAGAAACACATCCAATGACATTAGATTATATAGGAAGCATAGAAACAGAGGAAGTAAAAACTATTTCTTTTAAAAGTCCGGGAAAAATAGAAAAAATTTATGTTAAAGAGGGTCAGTTGGTTTCAAAGGGATCTCCTATAGCCAAATTAGACTTAACAGATTTACAGCTTAATTTGAATTCTGCTACAGCTCAAATGAATATGGTAAATGCAAACTATAATAAGGCAAAAGACGATTATGAATTTAATTTAGATTATTATAATAAAACACAGGAGCTATATGATAATGGGGGAGTTTCTAAGAAGGACTTAGATCAGGCACAGTTAAAATTAGATATGAGCAAATCAACGTTAGAGGCTTCTAAGGCACAGTATGAGCAAGCTAAAACAAGTTATGAATTGACAAATAATAGTATAAAAGATGCAACAATTATAGCAGGTGAAACAGGATATATAGCAGATGTAGTTGCAAAAGAGGGAGAAAACGTAAATACAGGAGCACCTATAGTTTTAATGCGCCCTGAAAAACAAATTATTCATGTTGGACTCTCTCAAGAAGATGTTAAGAAGATTTCTCTAGGTAAGTGTGCAAAAGTGAAAATAGATGATGCACAAGGGAAAGGGAAAATTTCTAATATAGATACTATTCCAGATCAGCAAAGTAGAACTTATGATATTGAAATTGAATTAACTAAAGAATTTTCTTCTAAAAACTTTTTAATTGGTTCTATTGCAAATGTTTCGATTAGTCTTAATGATAAAAAAGGGGTGTGGTTACCTATTAATTGTGTTATGAGTGACGGAGAAGAATTTGTATATATAGTAGAAGAAGATAGAATTGTAAGAAAAAATGTAAAGCTTAGTCAGACACATGAAGATAAAGTTTTGGTAGAAGGTCTTTATAATGGTGCATCACTGGTAACGCAAGGAATGAAGACTGTTAAGCCTGGATATTTAGTAAGCATTCAATAG
- a CDS encoding efflux RND transporter permease subunit — MKSIISAAVRSRKVTLFFAFIFTVVGLFSYHIVPKQENPDVSAPAAIITTIYPGASAADINTLVSQKIEDNITDIEGFDHTETTSKKGVSNIIVILDLDADEEKAWDELKDRLNEVKHELPDGCLEPYLNTDLAETAGIIISLSGENYTYEQLGSYADDFKKALSKVDGVASFDIDGEIEKEVKVTVNMEKLNQYNLSLEDIMNVLKSQNIEIPSGSIEYENGKIDVLTPGNFTSLKDIENTIVSRSKENGSVIRLGDLANIYMDLDDGAEIFKQDGKNTVLITGYFDEGKNVVLIGKEVRSRLEKIKKRFPEDLIINEVLFQPEDIDESITSFIENLIQSVICVVVVVFIGIGFRNAVVVSMAIPMSMLLTFNMMKLFNIKIHFMSTAGLIIALGMLVDNAIVVSDAIQVNLDDGMDKFDAIVDGTSRSTIPMFTSTLTTIAAFLPLMFIPGAPGQFTGDIPKIVIITLLNSFLIAIVVTPAMAYLTFKPNNKQKVEKRSVIRSFFENLLDLSLRNKKKSLLTVFIVFIISMRLAGATGVQLFPFAEKDFMYIDITSEVSGDIDATEKLVEKVEHILKEQPEVKKSTSSIGNGLPKFYMSLQPSSPSKDFAQMMIRFDVGKKGRFKTKEELAVYLQEELDTSISNGTAVVRLLESGAPLGHPVKIRVVGEEYDQIRKDVQLIEKELEKIPGTMNIENDGTDKKLVYSIDSNSDLLRKYGLSKYDIQKQINIALEGTKASTYRKAGNEYDIIVESDIKTFKQLENLKIKSTALGNKILLKQFADVKLGTQLDSIGSYNGDMNILVTCDVKPGYSSIDIENIMEKKIPEINLVNDIVFDGERESIKDSFGDMGILFILIVVLIYSILLVQFNSFFKPIMILITIPLSLIGCFWGLFIANKPMSFMVVLGIISLAGIVVNNAILLIEYINEARREGFSIDEACKDAVSKRFRPIILTTTTTVIGLIPLVFSGNALFDSMSVALMSGLLISTILTMIVIPTIYSLVNKKKEKNIDEEKMKEVEVE, encoded by the coding sequence ATGAAGTCAATTATTAGTGCAGCAGTTCGTAGTCGTAAAGTAACACTTTTTTTTGCTTTTATTTTTACAGTAGTAGGATTATTTAGTTATCATATTGTTCCAAAACAAGAAAATCCAGATGTATCTGCTCCTGCTGCTATCATTACGACAATATACCCAGGAGCTTCAGCAGCAGATATTAATACTTTAGTATCACAGAAAATTGAAGATAATATTACAGATATTGAAGGATTTGATCATACTGAAACTACTTCAAAAAAAGGAGTTTCAAACATTATAGTGATATTAGATTTAGATGCTGATGAAGAAAAGGCTTGGGATGAATTAAAAGATAGACTAAATGAGGTTAAGCATGAACTACCCGATGGATGTTTAGAGCCCTATCTAAATACAGATTTAGCTGAAACAGCAGGTATAATTATTAGTTTATCAGGTGAGAACTATACATATGAACAACTAGGTTCATATGCAGATGATTTTAAGAAGGCACTTAGCAAAGTTGATGGAGTTGCTAGTTTTGATATTGATGGAGAAATAGAAAAAGAAGTTAAAGTAACTGTTAACATGGAAAAACTAAACCAATACAATCTTTCTTTAGAAGACATTATGAATGTTTTAAAATCTCAAAATATTGAAATCCCATCTGGTTCTATAGAGTATGAGAATGGAAAAATTGATGTATTAACACCTGGAAATTTTACTTCTCTTAAAGATATAGAAAATACTATAGTTAGTAGATCAAAAGAAAATGGTTCTGTTATAAGACTTGGAGATTTAGCTAATATATATATGGATTTAGATGATGGAGCAGAAATATTTAAGCAAGATGGAAAAAATACAGTTTTGATTACTGGATATTTTGATGAAGGGAAAAATGTAGTACTTATAGGAAAAGAAGTAAGAAGCAGATTAGAAAAAATAAAAAAGAGATTCCCAGAAGATTTAATTATTAATGAAGTTTTATTTCAACCAGAGGATATAGATGAGTCTATAACAAGCTTTATTGAAAATTTAATTCAATCGGTTATATGTGTGGTGGTTGTTGTTTTTATAGGAATTGGATTTAGAAATGCTGTAGTAGTTTCAATGGCTATTCCTATGTCTATGCTACTAACGTTTAATATGATGAAGCTTTTTAATATTAAGATTCATTTCATGTCAACTGCAGGATTGATTATTGCACTTGGGATGCTTGTTGATAATGCAATTGTGGTAAGTGATGCAATACAAGTAAATCTGGATGATGGTATGGATAAATTTGATGCTATAGTAGATGGAACGTCAAGATCTACTATTCCAATGTTTACATCTACATTAACCACTATTGCAGCGTTTTTACCACTAATGTTTATACCAGGAGCACCAGGACAATTTACAGGGGATATACCTAAAATAGTAATTATCACGCTTTTAAATTCTTTTTTGATTGCAATAGTAGTTACTCCTGCCATGGCATATTTAACATTTAAGCCTAACAATAAACAAAAAGTAGAAAAAAGAAGTGTAATAAGAAGTTTTTTTGAAAACTTATTAGATTTATCTTTAAGAAATAAGAAAAAATCACTTTTAACTGTCTTCATTGTGTTTATAATTTCAATGAGATTAGCTGGAGCGACAGGGGTTCAATTGTTCCCATTTGCAGAGAAGGATTTTATGTATATTGATATAACATCTGAAGTTTCAGGAGATATAGATGCTACAGAAAAGTTAGTTGAAAAAGTAGAACATATTTTAAAAGAACAACCTGAAGTAAAAAAATCTACATCATCTATTGGAAATGGACTTCCGAAATTTTATATGTCATTACAGCCTTCATCTCCTTCGAAGGACTTTGCGCAAATGATGATAAGATTTGATGTTGGAAAAAAAGGACGATTCAAAACAAAAGAAGAACTAGCAGTATACCTACAAGAAGAACTAGATACTAGCATTAGCAATGGAACAGCAGTAGTGAGATTGTTAGAATCAGGTGCACCCCTAGGGCATCCAGTAAAAATAAGAGTTGTAGGCGAAGAATATGATCAAATACGAAAAGATGTTCAATTGATAGAAAAGGAACTTGAAAAAATTCCAGGAACCATGAACATAGAAAATGATGGTACAGATAAAAAATTAGTATATTCCATAGATTCGAATAGTGACTTATTAAGAAAATATGGTTTATCAAAGTATGATATTCAAAAACAAATAAATATTGCTCTAGAGGGTACAAAAGCTTCTACTTATAGAAAAGCAGGAAATGAATATGACATTATAGTAGAAAGTGATATTAAAACTTTTAAACAATTAGAGAATTTAAAAATCAAATCAACTGCTCTTGGAAATAAGATCTTATTAAAGCAATTTGCAGATGTTAAACTAGGTACACAGCTTGATTCTATAGGAAGTTATAATGGAGATATGAATATTTTAGTTACATGTGATGTAAAGCCGGGATATAGTTCAATAGATATAGAAAATATAATGGAAAAGAAAATACCTGAAATTAATTTAGTAAACGATATTGTATTTGATGGAGAACGTGAAAGTATAAAAGATTCATTTGGAGATATGGGTATTTTATTTATATTGATTGTTGTTTTAATATATTCTATTTTGCTTGTTCAATTTAACTCATTTTTCAAACCTATTATGATATTAATTACGATTCCATTATCACTTATAGGATGCTTTTGGGGACTATTTATTGCAAATAAGCCTATGTCTTTTATGGTTGTGTTGGGAATAATAAGTCTTGCAGGTATTGTTGTAAATAATGCTATATTATTAATTGAATATATAAATGAGGCTAGAAGAGAAGGTTTTTCTATTGATGAAGCTTGTAAGGATGCAGTGAGTAAAAGGTTCAGACCGATTATCTTAACAACTACAACAACGGTTATAGGGCTTATTCCTCTTGTTTTTTCAGGTAATGCATTATTTGATTCAATGTCAGTTGCTTTAATGAGCGGACTTTTAATTTCTACAATATTAACAATGATTGTAATCCCTACAATATATTCATTAGTAAACAAAAAAAAGGAAAAAAATATTGATGAAGAAAAAATGAAAGAGGTAGAAGTAGAATAG
- a CDS encoding TolC family protein gives MKKILISILLLVLTLLYSKLTYAESGVENDIKKLSLEQAVEIGINNSTDIKTTDLDIEIKEIELDKAKHNEKKYENAKDYGFSLGTVEGFQLDSNMFSKSAEYSLEEEKIKKNYKVEDIKYNVIRAYYDAIQSRDSLNVTKDNLKNIQRNRDEVSNKLKLGVASKSDLLMADISLDEAKSNVEKARTDFQKSLRNLNMTLNYPLETKLYLTSDFKEVDFDTDLEKDLEEAYNQRFDMIKMNHNYEIVKLDFETNFIKYPENTYTYKIKERNVTKIENLLSDNKRNIEFDIKGKYDAVISGKKQISLAKANVERAKEGLRLKNLSYSSGMCTILEVKQSTNQLYNAQLCLSSSISSYNLAILDYKKAITIGAIR, from the coding sequence ATGAAGAAGATACTGATTAGCATATTGTTATTAGTTTTAACATTATTATATTCAAAATTAACATATGCAGAGAGTGGAGTAGAAAACGATATAAAAAAACTTTCACTAGAGCAAGCAGTAGAGATAGGAATAAATAATTCAACAGATATTAAAACTACGGATTTAGATATTGAAATAAAAGAAATAGAACTTGACAAGGCAAAACATAATGAAAAAAAATATGAAAATGCAAAAGACTATGGATTTTCTCTTGGAACTGTAGAAGGATTTCAACTTGATTCGAATATGTTTTCTAAATCAGCGGAGTATTCTCTGGAAGAAGAAAAAATTAAAAAAAACTATAAAGTAGAAGATATCAAATATAATGTTATTCGTGCTTATTATGATGCAATCCAATCTAGAGATAGTTTAAATGTTACTAAGGATAACTTGAAAAATATTCAAAGAAACAGAGATGAAGTTAGCAATAAGCTTAAGTTAGGAGTTGCATCAAAATCAGATCTTCTAATGGCGGATATATCTTTAGATGAAGCAAAATCTAATGTGGAAAAGGCAAGAACAGATTTTCAAAAATCTTTAAGAAATTTGAATATGACTTTAAATTATCCACTGGAGACAAAGCTTTATCTTACATCTGATTTTAAAGAAGTAGATTTTGATACAGATTTAGAAAAAGACTTAGAAGAAGCATATAATCAAAGATTTGATATGATAAAAATGAATCATAATTATGAAATCGTGAAGCTCGACTTTGAAACAAATTTTATAAAATATCCAGAAAATACTTATACGTATAAGATTAAGGAAAGAAATGTAACAAAAATTGAAAATCTTTTATCCGATAATAAAAGGAATATTGAATTTGATATCAAAGGGAAATATGATGCTGTTATTAGTGGGAAAAAACAGATAAGTTTAGCTAAAGCGAACGTTGAAAGGGCAAAAGAAGGATTAAGGCTTAAAAACCTTTCTTATAGTTCTGGTATGTGTACAATACTTGAAGTGAAACAATCTACAAACCAGTTATATAATGCCCAATTATGCTTATCATCATCAATATCTAGTTATAATTTAGCAATACTTGATTATAAAAAAGCTATAACAATAGGGGCAATTAGATAG